GCTTTTTTGGCATTTTCAATATTCAGTGCAGCATTTTTTGTCTGTGAATTTTCCAGTTCTCTATATCCAGCCTGAGCTTTATCTTTGATCTTTGCATAATTACTACCATTATCAGCCAGCAGATCAATAAAATTACGGAAGGTTTTCATATCAGTCTTCATTGCGATGATATAGTCTTTAAGCGGGCTGTCTTTCAGTACTACAATTTCCGCAGCATCTGCTACTTCATTAACTTTTTTCATCAGTACCAGTTTTCCTGTATATAGTTTTTGTACTGTGTTTCTGATTGTATCAATCATGAGATAACCTTTGGTTCCGTTATCATCTTTGTAGTCCTGAGCTTTAAGATAATCATCCAATTGCTTGTAGTTATTCTGAAGCTTTTCAAATATGGTATTATATTGAGTAATCTGTGTTTTGAAATAAGCCTGATTTTCTTTTCCAAGTTCATCTACCGGTTTTTCTATCGTTACCCCATTCATGTTGCGAAGGCCAGCCTGAATGAGATGCGGGGTAATCACTCCGGTAAATGCAAATAGATTTTTTGGATTTCTTAATCCTTTTTCTATCTGCTCTGTATTACTGAGTATGTTTTTTAAATATGAATTATGGCTGTTTGCCATATCAACGACAAGGTTGGTGTATTCAATAATACGACTGGCTTTATCCGCTGATCCAGTTTCAGCAGAAGCGGATGACTCATTTTGAGTGTTGTTATCCTTCTTATTATTGGTGCATGATATTACTGCCAATAGCAACAGTATACAGCATAATGTAGAGGTGATGGTTTTTTTCATAATGTAAATGGTTGATTATTGGCAAGATAAAGATATTCTTTAATAACAGAAAATGTATCGTGCAGTGAACGTTCTACCATACTTATGTATCATTATTATGATGATTTAATACAATTTATATTATTATAATAATGATAGTGTTATGCCGAGATTTGTGTGGTCAAATAAATAATATAAAATAATGGAACGTAAAAAATTCATACAGACAGCCACTTTGGGAGCAGCAGGATTACTTGCGGGTAGTGCTGTTTCTTTGTCTGCAAAAAATAAAAATATGGAAACTATAGCTCAAAAAAATAAAGGTTTTAGCCGTGTGAACCACGTTGGGATTGTTGTTGCAGATCTCGATAAATCTATAGCTTTTTATGAAGCGCTGACAGGCCTTAAAGTAAGTAATGTTGATCAGATTGGCGGAGATCGTATGGCTCAGGTTTTAGGCTTGAAAAAAACACTCATCCGTTATGCAAATCTTCATCTTGAAAATATCAATATGGATCTGCTGGAATATGAGCAGCCTGAACCGGTAAAAGCACATTACGATAATAATCAGATTAGTGCGATGCATTTATGTTTTGAAGTTGATAATATTCAGGATGCTGTTAAACGATTGAAAGATGCCGGGATTAAGTTATCAGGTGAGCCTATCATTTTTGAAGCAGCAGATGGATTGAAATCAGGTTTTGGTACAGCAGTAGCTTATTTTGATGATCCTGATGGAACACATCTGGAAATTATTGAACCACAAGGTCCATTTAAAAGAGAACGTAAATAAAATTTTATCATGAGCTTATTTGAATCTTATTCAGGCAAAGGACTTGAACTAAAAAACAGAGTTGTAATGGCTCCTATGACCCGCGCACGTAATCCCGATGGGATTCCTAACGCTTTGAATGCTCTGTATTATGAACAAAGAACAGGAGCCGGGTTAATTATCACAGAAGGGACTGCTATTTCTCCAACTTCGATGGGAGTGCTTCATGTACCGGGGTTATTCACTAAAGAACAGGTAAATGGCTGGAAATTAGTGACTGATGCTGTTCATGAACAAGGGTCTAAAATCTTTACCCAGTTATGGCATGTAGGCAGAGTCTCTCATATTTCAAATCAGCCCGATCGGCAGGCTCCGGTAGGTGCTTCAACTATACAGGCTGCTGAATCAAATGCATGGGGATATGATGAAAATGGCAAAGAGAGTTTTGTTATTGCTTCCAAACCTAAAGCGTTGACTACAGCAGAGGTTAAGCAGGTAGTCAATGATTTTGCCAATGCATCGGCCAATGCCATAGAAGCAGGTTTTGATGGAGTGGAGCTTCATGGTGCAAATGGGTATCTGATGGAACAATTTCTCAATCCATATACCAATGACAGAACGGATCAGTATGGCGGTTCAGTAGAAAACCGCAGCAGGTTTCTGTTAGAAGCGATAGACGCCAGTATTGCTAAGATCGGTGCCGAAAAGGTTGCTATTCGTTTAACACCATATGGTGGATTGCATGAATTACCACATTATCAGGAGATAGAACAAACTTATGCTTATCTCGCATCAGAGTTAGGAAAACGCGGGATTGTATATATCCATCTCATGGATCAGAAATCACGTGGTAGTTTTGCTATACCAGATGGTTTTCTGGAACGGTTCAGAGCAAATTTTGAAGGGATTATTATTCTGGCAGGAGGGATGAATAAGGAAATTTCAGAAAAATATCTGGAGAAAGGACTCATTGATCTGGCAGCTATCGGAGAAGCATTTATTGCCAATCCTGATTTAGCAGACAGATTGAAATATGATTATGAACTTGCTTTACCTAATCGTGATTTGCATTATGGCGGAGGAGCACTTGGTTATACCGATTATCCGGTCTGCGAAGCATAGTTTTAAAGGCCGGTTCTTGTAATGAAAAAGCCGTTTCTGAATTAACAGAAACGGCTTTTGTATAAAAAACAAACATTAATCTTTCAGCACGCCAAATTTACCGCTGTTGAAGTCTTCGATAGCCTGATCAATTTCTTCATTTGTATTCATTACAAAAGGGCCGTAACTTACAATCGGTTCATGAATAGGTTCCCCGCTTAATAATAACACCACGCTATTTCTATTGGCTTTGATCTGAATTTCTTCCCCTTTATTCTCAAACAAAACAAAACTATGTTCAGCTGCTATTTCACCATTTACTTCGATACTGCCATTTACCACTAATAAAGCAGTGTTATGTCCTGCACTTACCGATGTTGTGATTTCTGCACCTTCGTTCAGCTTAATATCTATTAAATTTACCGGGCTATAGGTTTCCGCAGGTCCGGTAACTCCATTAAAGCTTCCGGCGATGACATTCACCACACCTCCGTTATCCGGCAATTCAATTTTACCCATACCCGCAGCAGTTAACTCCTGATAATGCGGAGTTACAGATTTATCTTTTTTAGGAAGATTTACCCATAACTGAACCATTTCAAACGGACCTCCTTTTTTAGAAAAGGCTTCTTCATGATATTCTTTATGTAATATCCCTTTACCAGCAGTCATCCATTGAACGTCACCAGAGTTGATGATTCCGTGGCTGCCTGTGCTGTCATGATGTGCAACACTGCCTTTGTAAGCAATTGTTACCGTTTCAAAACCTTTATGTGGATGCACTCCAACACCTCTAAGATGATTTGAAGGTCCAAAATCGTATTCCGGGTTAAAGTCCAATAGTAAAAAAGGACTTATTCTCTCCTGAGGAATGCCTGCACCTGGTATATAATTAAATACCCTGAACCCGTCACCAACCATATGAGGTTTGCCAGAATTTGTCACTATTTTTTCAATTAACTTTTTCATTATATATCTCCTTTTTATAACAATATCAAGCATTGTATACAAATATACCTATACGAGAAGGGCTATTCGTTGATGTAGGATAAGAAGCGATTTACTCCGCTTTATCATAAGAAAACTGAATACCCGCAGTTCCGCCGGTTTCAATGAATAACTTCATAAAACCTGGAACAGTTTCTGATCTTCCCCAGTCCCTTTGCAGTTCACAGAATAATTGTGCTACACTTACCGGTTGTGCACCTGCCTGCTCCATTCTCCTTAAAGCTGCATCATGAGCTGCCAGTGAAGTTCCGCCAACTGCATCAACAACAGGATATACTTCATAACCCTCTTTCAGTGCATCCAGAGTAGGAAACGACAGACATGCTTCAGTCCAAAGCGCAGTCATGATTAATTTCTTTCTTCCTGTTGCTTTAACTGCTTCGAGGAATTCAGCATCTTCCCATGCATTGATTGTTGTACGGTCATAAGAAGGCAGACCAGTCATTTCTTTACGTAGCTGCGGAATGGTTTCAAAATTTAAACCAGTCTTGACGTTTACCGTAGAAAGAATAATTGGCAGATTATACAATTTTGCCATCTTTACTACACCAGTAATATTGTTAACCAACAGCTGCCGGTCCATAGAGGCAATGGAATTCACCTGAACAGGTTGATAGTCTATGAGGATTAATGCCGCATTCTCCGGCGTTAATAATTGATCATTTTTTTGATCTCTGATAGGTAAGCTACTCATCTTATTTGTTTTTAAAATTAAAAAATCAGTATTACAGAAAGTTAAAATTCAAGAGTGCCGAACGCACCGTTTTTATATTCGGCAATTGCCTGATTTGTTTCCTCTTCCGTATTCATCACGAAATTGTCTTTAGCTGCTAAAGGCTCTTCTATTGGCAGAGCACTGAGAAACAGGATCTTTGAATCTTCTGCAGCATCTAAAATGACCTGGTCGTTATCTTTTTCCAGCACTGCCAGATGATGAAAACTGACTGGTTCATCATTGATATTAACCGATCCGCTGATCACATATATTAATGTCCAGTAACCCGGAACAGCCCGGATGTCTACCCGTTTTCCTTGCTGAATCTCACCGATAATGGTTGTGACAGGAGTGAAGCTTTTCATTGGCCCGGTCTGTTCTTCATATTCCCCGCTTACCAGTCGCAGATGAACACCTTCCTGCTTTAATACTTCCGGTTGCATAGTTTTAGTGGCAGACTGATAGCATGGCTCATCCCATTTATGAGCTTGAGGTACATTTACCCAAAGCTGAATCAGCTCTTGTGTTCCACCATTTTTCAGCAGCTCTTTTGTTGGTCCTTCACTATGTAAAATTCCTTTGCCGGCAAACATCCACTGCACATCACCAGCTTTGATGATTTCATCATTGCCGGCATTATCCTTATGATAACCTTCGCCCTGGAGCTGGAAAGTTACCGGTGAAAAACCCCGGTGAGGATGCGGGTGAATTCTTAATTCCTGTCCCGGAACGATATTTTCCGGGCCCATATGGTGTAGTACTATAAAGGGATTTGCAAACCTGAAATCTTTGTGTGGCAGAGGCTGCAAAACCGTTTCATCCTTAGTAATCTGTTTTTCTCTTCCTAAAAGGATATGTGCTATCTTTTTTCTCATAATAAATATGTCTTTTATGATTAAACAAATTTATCAGCAAAGCAGATAAGGAAAAATGACGTTGATTAAGAAAAAAACTTAATACAGGTTAAGATTTTGAAAGACTTTCTGCTTTGAGCATTTTACTTAAAAACTCTGGTGTAACACCAATATAGGAGGCCACCTGTTTCTGAGCTATAATATCAATTAAGGTAGGGTAGCGCTGACAGAATTTTTCATATCTGTCTTTGGCGCTCAGACGGGCATTATCCATTGCACGGGTCTGATAAGTGACCAGTGAATTTTCTGATAATATCCTGAAGTAGTAATTGAGTTTTGGAATTTCCAGGTAAAGTTTTTCCAGGGTGACTTTTGAAATCAGAATAATTTCGCTGTCAAATACGGCATCTATGTATAGATGACCAGCATTTTGTGTAATAAAGCTGTACATATCTGCTATCCACCAACCTTCAGGAGCAAACTGCTGAATATATTGAAAACCATTTTCATCCAGATGATAACTTCTCAGACAGCCAGATGTGACAAACATCGCAAAACGATTGATATCTCCTTCAAGTAACAGATGTTGTTTTTTTTTAACCTTTTTTACCTGCAGACTGGATAATAACAATTGTTTCTCTGCTTCATTAAGAACAATATGCTTAGAGATGCTATTTAGAAGGAGGTCTGCATTCATAGTATGGCTGTTGAAAGAACGAAGATAGCCATATTATATAAAACAGTAAGCTCTGTATGCATGAATACTGCCTTATTCAACATACAGAGCTCCTGTTTTAAAGCAGGATTTTACACTTCTTTGCCTGCACTTATTGCTTTTTGATAACTTTCAATTAGTGACTGATAAGGAGGCATTACTTTCGTATAAGCCGATGCATATTGCAAAGCATCCTCACGGTGCCATGTTTTTTGTATTTCGCCTAATACAGCAACAGTACTGACTGGTACTACCCCGGCCAGTGTCAGGCGTGCGATAGTGGTTTGCGAAGATAAAGTACTCATATCACCAGAAGCATCAATGACAGCAAATACTTCGAATCCTTCGGACTTTGCTGACAGCGAAGGAAAAGCCACGCAAACGCTTGTTAATACGCCTGCAATAATCAACTTCTTTTTTCCTGATTTTCTAACTGCTTCTGCAAATGCAGGGGTATCCCATGCATTAATTTCTCCGTTTCGCGGGATATATACCGCATGTGGTGCCAGTGCATGAATTTCAGGCATTAACGGCCCATTAGGCCCATTAGGTTCTGACGCTGTTGTAAATAACGGAATATTCTCTAGAGCTGCAACCTGAGCTAATGCAGCTACGTTATTACGTAAAGCTGTGACATCAATGTCTTTTACAGTCTGGAATAAACCGCTTTGGTGATCGATCAAAAGAATTG
This portion of the Pedobacter lusitanus genome encodes:
- a CDS encoding VOC family protein codes for the protein MERKKFIQTATLGAAGLLAGSAVSLSAKNKNMETIAQKNKGFSRVNHVGIVVADLDKSIAFYEALTGLKVSNVDQIGGDRMAQVLGLKKTLIRYANLHLENINMDLLEYEQPEPVKAHYDNNQISAMHLCFEVDNIQDAVKRLKDAGIKLSGEPIIFEAADGLKSGFGTAVAYFDDPDGTHLEIIEPQGPFKRERK
- a CDS encoding hydrolase; this encodes MSSLPIRDQKNDQLLTPENAALILIDYQPVQVNSIASMDRQLLVNNITGVVKMAKLYNLPIILSTVNVKTGLNFETIPQLRKEMTGLPSYDRTTINAWEDAEFLEAVKATGRKKLIMTALWTEACLSFPTLDALKEGYEVYPVVDAVGGTSLAAHDAALRRMEQAGAQPVSVAQLFCELQRDWGRSETVPGFMKLFIETGGTAGIQFSYDKAE
- a CDS encoding alkene reductase, giving the protein MSLFESYSGKGLELKNRVVMAPMTRARNPDGIPNALNALYYEQRTGAGLIITEGTAISPTSMGVLHVPGLFTKEQVNGWKLVTDAVHEQGSKIFTQLWHVGRVSHISNQPDRQAPVGASTIQAAESNAWGYDENGKESFVIASKPKALTTAEVKQVVNDFANASANAIEAGFDGVELHGANGYLMEQFLNPYTNDRTDQYGGSVENRSRFLLEAIDASIAKIGAEKVAIRLTPYGGLHELPHYQEIEQTYAYLASELGKRGIVYIHLMDQKSRGSFAIPDGFLERFRANFEGIIILAGGMNKEISEKYLEKGLIDLAAIGEAFIANPDLADRLKYDYELALPNRDLHYGGGALGYTDYPVCEA
- a CDS encoding pirin family protein, with the protein product MKKLIEKIVTNSGKPHMVGDGFRVFNYIPGAGIPQERISPFLLLDFNPEYDFGPSNHLRGVGVHPHKGFETVTIAYKGSVAHHDSTGSHGIINSGDVQWMTAGKGILHKEYHEEAFSKKGGPFEMVQLWVNLPKKDKSVTPHYQELTAAGMGKIELPDNGGVVNVIAGSFNGVTGPAETYSPVNLIDIKLNEGAEITTSVSAGHNTALLVVNGSIEVNGEIAAEHSFVLFENKGEEIQIKANRNSVVLLLSGEPIHEPIVSYGPFVMNTNEEIDQAIEDFNSGKFGVLKD
- a CDS encoding Crp/Fnr family transcriptional regulator translates to MNADLLLNSISKHIVLNEAEKQLLLSSLQVKKVKKKQHLLLEGDINRFAMFVTSGCLRSYHLDENGFQYIQQFAPEGWWIADMYSFITQNAGHLYIDAVFDSEIILISKVTLEKLYLEIPKLNYYFRILSENSLVTYQTRAMDNARLSAKDRYEKFCQRYPTLIDIIAQKQVASYIGVTPEFLSKMLKAESLSKS
- a CDS encoding pirin family protein translates to MRKKIAHILLGREKQITKDETVLQPLPHKDFRFANPFIVLHHMGPENIVPGQELRIHPHPHRGFSPVTFQLQGEGYHKDNAGNDEIIKAGDVQWMFAGKGILHSEGPTKELLKNGGTQELIQLWVNVPQAHKWDEPCYQSATKTMQPEVLKQEGVHLRLVSGEYEEQTGPMKSFTPVTTIIGEIQQGKRVDIRAVPGYWTLIYVISGSVNINDEPVSFHHLAVLEKDNDQVILDAAEDSKILFLSALPIEEPLAAKDNFVMNTEEETNQAIAEYKNGAFGTLEF
- a CDS encoding isochorismatase family protein → MAVQTRINTDDVAILLIDHQSGLFQTVKDIDVTALRNNVAALAQVAALENIPLFTTASEPNGPNGPLMPEIHALAPHAVYIPRNGEINAWDTPAFAEAVRKSGKKKLIIAGVLTSVCVAFPSLSAKSEGFEVFAVIDASGDMSTLSSQTTIARLTLAGVVPVSTVAVLGEIQKTWHREDALQYASAYTKVMPPYQSLIESYQKAISAGKEV